The Primulina eburnea isolate SZY01 chromosome 8, ASM2296580v1, whole genome shotgun sequence genome contains a region encoding:
- the LOC140839123 gene encoding uncharacterized protein — MSKKRKLREFETVKLTEECSAILQKKLPQKLKDPGSFTIPCIIGGTNVNKALCDLGASINLMSFSTYKHLKLGEVKPTTITLQLADRSLTYPRGIVEDVLIKVDKFIFPADFVILDMEEDQDAPLIFRRPFLATGKALIDVHKGELTLRVGGEAVIFNIYKAIKGNDEVSTCKSIDIIDSCVVEIGISHTVKDPSERCLSSTVGRVDDDDWELREQLLALEELPKVKEAAKEKLDEEKCSEIIHSSSVLKELPSHLCYAFLGEKSTYPVIISSFLTLDEKEKLLSVLRKFKTALGGRFLI; from the coding sequence atgtcaaagaagaggaagttgcGAGAATTCGAGACAGTGAAATTGACcgaagagtgtagcgccattCTCCAAAAGAAGCTACCACAAAAactaaaagatccagggagttttactattccttgcattattggtggtACTAATGttaataaagctttatgtgatcttggagcgagtattaatcttatgtcATTTTCTACTTATAAGCACTTGAAGCTTGGGGAGGTAAAACCAACCACTATAACTTTGCAACTTGCAGATAGGTCACTCACCTATCCTCGTGGAATTGTTGAAGATGTTTTGATAAAAGTTGACAAGTTTATCTTCCCTGCTGATTTTGTaatacttgacatggaggaagatcAAGATGCTCCATTGATTTTTCGGCGACCCTTCTTAGCCACTGGGAAAGCATTGATAGATGTACACAAAGGAGAACTCACCTTGAGAGTTGGTGGGGAAGCTGTGATATTCAACATCTATAAGGCTATTAAAGGTAATGACGAGGTGAGTACTTGTAAAAGCATTGATATAATTGACTCTTGTGTTGTTGAGATTGGTATAAGTCATACAGTAAAAGATCCATCAGAAAGATGCCTTTCTAGTACTGTTGGTAGagttgatgatgatgattgggaaTTGAGAGAGCAACTTTTGGCTCTTGAAGAGTTGCCAAAGGTGAAGGAAGCCGCAAAGGAGAAGTTGGATGAAGAAAAGTGTTCAGAGATTATACATTCATCCTCTGTTTTGAAGGAATTGCCAAGTCATCTTTGCTATGCTTTCTTGGGTGAGAAGTCGACATATCCGGTAATTATCTCTTCCTTTCTTACTTTagatgaaaaagagaaattgttgagCGTGTTGAGGAAATTTAAAACTGCATTGGGTGGTCGATTTCTGATATAA